From a single Bacillus sp. NEB1478 genomic region:
- a CDS encoding sodium:solute symporter, with the protein MNSALIIIFAVMVMSIYLGIRAKKGKDMDLEQWTVGGRGFGTIFVFLLMAGEIYTTFTFLGGSGWAYGKGGPTFYIIGYGCLAYIMSYFLLPKIWRYAKDNKLLSQSDFFVSKYKSPYLGILVSLVGVVAMIPYFVLQLKGLGIIVSEASYGTISPTVAIWIGLTVVTVYVMVSGIHGSAWTAVAKDILILVVVLFLGIYLPVHYYGGFQPMFEAVEAAKPGFLALPSTGMSPSWFVTTVLLTALGFYMWPHTFGSVYSAQNEKVFRKNAIFMPIYQLILVFVFFVGFAAILQVPGLEGPAGDLALLRISIQTFDPWVVGIIGAAGILTALVPGSMILMAAATLLAKNIYQVLNPKISDQQVANTAKYLVPVVALIAVFFTFKGGNTLVTLLLMGYSLVTQLFPTLVLSLTKRNFVTKQGAFAGIITGVATVAYITISGSTVGSLLPFLPQAIKDFNVGIIAMIINVVVLVVVSLVTKPVAVTSRKTETA; encoded by the coding sequence ATGAATTCAGCACTAATCATTATATTTGCTGTTATGGTCATGTCGATCTACTTGGGAATCCGAGCGAAGAAAGGGAAAGATATGGATCTTGAGCAGTGGACAGTTGGTGGCAGAGGATTTGGAACCATCTTTGTGTTTCTGCTTATGGCTGGAGAGATCTATACAACGTTTACGTTCCTTGGAGGAAGTGGATGGGCATATGGAAAAGGCGGACCAACGTTTTACATTATTGGTTATGGATGTCTTGCCTATATTATGTCTTACTTTTTACTTCCAAAAATCTGGCGTTATGCAAAGGATAACAAACTTTTATCACAATCTGATTTTTTTGTTAGTAAATACAAAAGTCCATATTTAGGGATACTCGTATCTTTAGTTGGTGTTGTTGCTATGATTCCTTATTTTGTTCTACAACTAAAGGGACTAGGTATAATTGTATCCGAAGCATCTTATGGAACGATCTCTCCTACTGTTGCCATCTGGATCGGATTAACCGTTGTCACAGTTTATGTAATGGTATCTGGTATTCACGGATCTGCTTGGACGGCTGTCGCAAAGGATATTTTGATTCTAGTCGTTGTTTTATTTCTAGGAATCTATTTGCCGGTTCACTATTATGGAGGCTTTCAACCGATGTTTGAGGCTGTTGAAGCAGCCAAACCAGGTTTCCTTGCTCTTCCTTCAACAGGAATGAGTCCATCATGGTTCGTGACGACAGTTCTTCTAACGGCACTTGGATTCTATATGTGGCCACATACATTTGGTTCTGTTTATTCAGCGCAAAACGAAAAAGTCTTTCGAAAAAATGCAATCTTCATGCCAATTTATCAATTAATTCTTGTATTTGTCTTCTTTGTTGGTTTTGCAGCCATTCTTCAGGTTCCAGGTTTGGAAGGCCCTGCTGGTGATTTGGCTCTTTTAAGAATTTCAATTCAAACCTTTGATCCATGGGTCGTTGGAATTATTGGTGCTGCTGGAATTTTAACTGCTCTTGTTCCGGGTTCTATGATATTAATGGCTGCGGCGACACTATTAGCGAAAAATATTTATCAAGTATTGAATCCGAAAATCAGTGATCAACAAGTAGCGAATACAGCTAAATATCTTGTTCCCGTTGTAGCATTGATTGCCGTATTTTTTACTTTTAAAGGCGGAAACACACTCGTTACACTTCTTTTGATGGGGTACAGTCTTGTAACACAGCTATTCCCAACATTAGTGCTTAGCTTAACGAAAAGAAACTTTGTGACAAAACAAGGTGCGTTTGCTGGTATTATTACAGGAGTAGCAACTGTCGCGTACATTACTATCTCCGGCTCGACTGTAGGCTCTTTGCTCCCGTTCCTGCCTCAAGCGATAAAAGACTTTAACGTAGGAATCATTGCCATGATCATTAATGTAGTTGTCCTTGTCGTTGTGAGCTTAGTAACAAAACCAGTAGCTGTTACGAGCCGTAAAACGGAAACTGCATAA
- a CDS encoding DUF3311 domain-containing protein: protein MNILIKLLALIPFAGLLVGTYFANKVTPYLFGMPFLLAYCVIWVVITTVLMTIIYKLDPKNKEGEAQ from the coding sequence ATGAATATACTAATAAAATTGTTAGCTTTGATACCATTTGCTGGACTATTAGTCGGAACTTATTTTGCCAATAAAGTCACTCCTTATCTTTTCGGAATGCCCTTTTTGCTCGCTTATTGTGTCATTTGGGTTGTTATCACTACGGTTCTAATGACGATCATCTACAAACTCGATCCGAAAAATAAGGAAGGTGAAGCGCAATGA
- a CDS encoding M20 family metallopeptidase — MTVKTKTFDHLVDEVSEQVTKWRRYLHENPELSFHEENTSQFIYETLDSFDGIELSRPTKTSVVGRIIGKRPGKIIAIRADMDALPIQEENLSEYASKNPGVMHACGHDGHTAMLLGAAKVLSGLKEDIQGEIRLLFQHAEELYPGGAEEMVQAGVMEGVDSVIGAHLWAPMPIGKIGVVYGPMMAAPDTFYITVKGKGGHAALPHQTVDSIAIASQIVTNLQHIVSRNTDPLEQLVVSVTKFTGGTTHNVIPGSVEILGTVRSFDSNIRQNVPKMMERVVKGITEAHGGDYEFSYEFGYRPVINDHKVTEVIENTILEVYGEETLDRMKPNMGGEDFSAYQQKAQGTFFYIGAGNKEKGAVYPHHHARFEIDEDALEKGVRIFVHGAFKLLDQ, encoded by the coding sequence ATGACAGTAAAGACGAAAACATTTGATCATTTAGTCGACGAGGTGTCTGAACAAGTAACCAAATGGAGACGTTACCTGCATGAGAATCCTGAATTATCCTTCCATGAGGAAAATACCTCCCAATTTATATATGAAACATTAGACTCATTTGACGGTATTGAACTTTCACGCCCAACAAAAACAAGTGTTGTAGGAAGAATTATTGGTAAACGTCCCGGAAAAATTATAGCGATTCGAGCAGATATGGATGCCCTTCCGATTCAAGAGGAGAATTTAAGTGAATATGCCTCTAAGAATCCCGGAGTAATGCATGCTTGCGGACATGATGGACATACAGCCATGCTTCTAGGTGCCGCAAAAGTATTATCAGGATTAAAAGAAGATATTCAAGGTGAAATCAGACTCCTTTTTCAACACGCAGAAGAATTGTATCCAGGCGGAGCAGAGGAAATGGTTCAAGCAGGAGTAATGGAGGGGGTCGACTCTGTTATCGGAGCACATTTATGGGCACCAATGCCGATTGGGAAAATTGGAGTAGTCTATGGACCAATGATGGCAGCGCCAGATACATTTTATATTACTGTGAAAGGAAAAGGGGGCCATGCAGCACTCCCGCATCAAACGGTTGATTCTATTGCCATTGCTTCACAAATCGTGACAAACCTTCAACACATTGTTTCTAGAAATACAGACCCACTTGAACAGCTTGTTGTATCCGTTACGAAATTTACAGGTGGGACTACCCATAATGTAATTCCTGGTTCTGTAGAAATTTTGGGTACTGTTCGCAGTTTTGATTCAAATATACGACAGAACGTTCCGAAAATGATGGAGCGTGTTGTAAAGGGGATCACGGAGGCACATGGAGGTGACTATGAATTTAGCTATGAATTTGGATATCGCCCTGTAATTAATGACCATAAAGTAACAGAAGTTATTGAGAATACGATACTTGAAGTTTATGGGGAAGAAACGCTTGATCGAATGAAACCGAATATGGGTGGTGAAGATTTTTCAGCTTACCAGCAAAAGGCTCAAGGAACTTTCTTTTATATTGGTGCAGGTAATAAGGAAAAAGGCGCAGTATATCCACATCACCATGCAAGGTTTGAAATCGATGAAGATGCCTTGGAAAAAGGGGTTCGTATTTTCGTTCATGGCGCTTTTAAATTGTTAGATCAATAG
- a CDS encoding M20 family metallo-hydrolase gives MLATETNIIKERLLKSYNIELDHSGISGERIAERLNEISKIGLTEDNGSNRIGFSKEERMAKELVKSWMENAGLKVKEDGAGNIFGRLEGDNPNSTVLSGSHVDSVPNGGHFDGPLGVIAALEVVEAWNAAGYKPKRSYEVVIFSDEEGSRFNGGLRGSRAFCGELDMKEEEQKKDSNGDPFQKVIESDGLTLQSFMNTKRDLKKIKAFVEIHIEQGKILEKQNVPVGIVSGIAGPSWLRITFHGESGHAGNTPMNDRSDALIAASDFIGHVSLLPQQVSRTAVATVGKLHVYPNGVNVISEKVELYVDIRDIQQHTLDSLTDLIKRKAVEIGDLHKIKVDFEQTLNVSPVPIDETMQNILIENVKKLGIKPVLLPSGAAHDTMVLGRNVPSAMIFVRSKNGISHSPKEWTTLDDCVQAIHVLKSAIESLVSE, from the coding sequence ATGCTTGCAACGGAAACAAATATCATTAAAGAAAGACTGCTCAAAAGTTACAACATAGAACTGGATCACTCAGGAATCTCGGGTGAGAGGATAGCAGAGCGCTTAAACGAGATATCAAAAATAGGATTAACTGAAGACAATGGTTCCAATCGGATCGGCTTTTCTAAAGAGGAAAGAATGGCAAAAGAACTTGTGAAAAGCTGGATGGAAAATGCTGGTCTAAAAGTTAAGGAGGATGGAGCAGGAAATATATTCGGACGATTGGAGGGGGATAATCCAAATTCAACAGTACTTTCGGGTTCACATGTTGATAGTGTACCTAACGGTGGTCACTTCGATGGTCCACTGGGGGTCATTGCAGCTCTTGAGGTTGTAGAAGCTTGGAATGCAGCAGGATATAAACCAAAGAGATCATATGAAGTCGTTATTTTTTCAGATGAAGAAGGATCAAGATTCAACGGAGGGTTAAGAGGGAGCCGAGCTTTCTGTGGCGAACTCGACATGAAAGAAGAAGAACAAAAAAAAGACTCAAATGGCGATCCTTTTCAAAAAGTCATTGAGAGTGATGGACTGACACTCCAAAGCTTTATGAATACTAAACGAGACTTAAAAAAAATAAAAGCATTTGTAGAAATTCATATTGAGCAAGGGAAAATACTTGAAAAACAGAACGTTCCGGTTGGAATTGTTTCAGGAATCGCAGGACCATCTTGGCTGAGAATTACATTTCATGGAGAATCAGGCCATGCAGGAAATACTCCGATGAACGATCGAAGTGACGCTTTAATTGCAGCAAGTGACTTTATTGGACATGTGAGCCTGCTGCCTCAGCAAGTGAGCAGGACAGCTGTTGCAACTGTGGGGAAACTACACGTTTATCCGAATGGTGTAAATGTTATTTCTGAAAAAGTAGAGCTCTATGTAGATATACGTGATATTCAACAGCATACACTCGATTCATTAACGGATTTAATTAAGAGAAAGGCTGTTGAAATTGGTGATCTCCATAAGATCAAGGTGGACTTTGAACAGACTTTAAATGTATCTCCTGTACCGATTGATGAAACGATGCAAAATATACTTATCGAAAACGTAAAGAAACTCGGAATCAAACCTGTTCTGCTGCCAAGTGGTGCCGCACATGACACGATGGTTTTGGGTCGCAATGTACCTTCAGCCATGATTTTTGTAAGAAGCAAAAACGGTATCAGCCATAGTCCTAAAGAATGGACCACGCTTGATGATTGCGTACAGGCAATCCATGTATTAAAAAGTGCAATTGAGTCTTTAGTATCGGAGTAA
- a CDS encoding GAF domain-containing protein: protein MRSEKQLVSLINAARVLTSTLDLDIVLDKLISEVLNVIDGAEAVILFIYDKKREKLVINKCIGFDQEYMQHIELNLDEGMTGKTFTTRKAQIFSHINDTTKGMENIQPGNQENFHRALRTLHHFPKSTICAPLLSKEGCLGVLTIDSFSEDMLFDQQDLLILETFANQASIAIENATLFSQQERSKQIHYELAQASISQQGLEKVSETLAKLINRDVCLFNEFLDFTVASSTDAKQHGINAAKEHSSLFNKIIQGYPIMHEQINRGSIFLFPIKTDKVVIGVIAIFGEMKDNLDSLDEIAIDLANNIFALELMGQERMLSDLYKYEGYLLEQLLNHKLDSFTQPQRNIVGISNKNKYLCVNIQISNQLLPFQELSSKRQLFNRLLYRELQKLEYKVLMLDRNMEYDILVIIHNKKEEDKVIQMLSDFFSTINHMLKEMTSFVFHVGIGRVFNRLNEIGSSNRDAIRCVEFLKMHNSGDVVFSYQELGIYRLFLKHDREELKDYTMDLLGPLIIYDEEHDTDLVKTLNTFLECQQNMTLTAAKSFVHLNTIKYRLQKIKGILKMDKLQGKELFELQLAIYLDKYLKLNN, encoded by the coding sequence ATGAGATCTGAAAAACAGTTAGTGAGTTTAATAAATGCGGCCCGCGTTCTTACATCTACTCTGGATTTGGACATTGTGCTAGATAAACTCATTAGTGAAGTTCTAAATGTAATAGATGGAGCTGAGGCTGTAATCTTATTTATTTATGACAAAAAACGAGAAAAACTAGTAATCAATAAGTGTATCGGATTTGACCAAGAGTACATGCAGCATATAGAACTAAATCTTGACGAAGGAATGACAGGGAAAACCTTCACTACACGAAAAGCGCAGATCTTCAGTCACATTAATGATACGACAAAAGGTATGGAAAACATTCAACCTGGAAATCAAGAAAACTTTCATAGGGCTCTACGTACATTACACCACTTTCCGAAAAGCACAATTTGTGCACCTCTGCTTTCCAAGGAAGGCTGTCTAGGGGTTTTAACAATTGACAGCTTCTCAGAGGATATGCTTTTTGATCAGCAGGATTTGCTTATCTTAGAGACTTTCGCAAATCAGGCTTCAATTGCTATCGAAAATGCAACTTTATTTTCACAACAAGAACGATCAAAACAGATACATTATGAACTTGCACAAGCTTCTATCTCTCAACAAGGATTAGAAAAGGTATCTGAGACCCTTGCCAAATTAATTAACCGGGACGTATGCTTATTCAATGAATTTTTGGATTTTACTGTCGCATCATCAACCGACGCCAAACAACATGGGATAAACGCGGCTAAAGAGCATTCATCTCTTTTTAATAAAATAATTCAAGGTTATCCGATAATGCATGAGCAGATTAATCGAGGTTCAATTTTTCTTTTTCCGATTAAAACGGATAAAGTAGTTATCGGGGTAATTGCTATATTCGGTGAAATGAAAGATAACCTGGATTCTCTTGATGAGATTGCAATCGATCTTGCTAACAATATTTTCGCACTAGAATTAATGGGACAAGAAAGAATGTTGTCTGACCTTTATAAATATGAAGGGTACCTGTTAGAACAACTCCTTAATCATAAATTGGATTCATTTACTCAACCACAACGAAATATTGTAGGCATTTCAAATAAAAATAAATATTTATGTGTTAATATCCAAATTTCGAATCAGTTGCTCCCTTTCCAAGAGTTAAGCAGCAAAAGGCAATTGTTTAATCGTCTTCTGTACCGTGAACTGCAAAAGCTAGAGTATAAAGTGTTAATGCTCGATCGGAATATGGAATACGATATTCTTGTAATTATTCATAATAAAAAAGAAGAAGATAAAGTGATCCAGATGCTTTCTGATTTTTTTTCGACCATCAACCACATGTTAAAAGAAATGACTTCTTTCGTATTTCATGTTGGTATAGGGAGAGTTTTTAATAGGCTAAATGAAATAGGCAGTTCTAATCGTGATGCGATTAGATGTGTCGAATTTCTTAAGATGCATAATAGTGGTGATGTTGTTTTTTCTTATCAGGAGCTGGGCATCTATCGCCTTTTCTTAAAACATGATCGAGAGGAACTGAAGGATTATACTATGGATCTCCTCGGCCCTCTTATCATCTATGATGAAGAGCATGATACAGATCTAGTTAAAACATTAAACACTTTTCTTGAGTGCCAACAAAACATGACGCTAACGGCTGCGAAAAGCTTTGTACATTTAAATACGATAAAATACCGGTTACAAAAGATAAAGGGAATTCTAAAAATGGATAAGCTTCAGGGAAAAGAATTATTTGAACTGCAGTTAGCCATTTATCTTGATAAATATTTAAAATTGAATAATTAG